A genome region from Natranaeroarchaeum sulfidigenes includes the following:
- a CDS encoding PTS sugar transporter subunit IIA produces MTTQSDHTPLTTDLVALEGAPAEKNACIEFLLDLAADAGRVTDREQALNDLLAREEDATTGVGMGIGIPHAKSAGVASPTIAFTRVDDGIDFDAMDDKPATLIFMLLVPEEGGEEHLSMLSALSRSLMHEENRDALHEADSPERVEEIVLEAIDE; encoded by the coding sequence ATGACAACCCAAAGTGACCACACACCGTTGACGACGGATCTCGTCGCTCTAGAGGGTGCACCGGCCGAAAAAAATGCGTGTATCGAGTTCCTGCTCGATCTGGCAGCCGACGCAGGGCGAGTCACGGACCGAGAACAGGCACTGAATGACCTCCTCGCACGTGAAGAGGATGCAACGACCGGTGTCGGGATGGGAATCGGGATCCCACACGCGAAAAGCGCCGGCGTGGCGTCGCCGACAATCGCGTTTACGCGTGTCGACGACGGAATCGATTTCGACGCGATGGACGACAAACCGGCCACCCTGATATTCATGTTACTCGTCCCCGAGGAGGGCGGTGAAGAGCATCTCTCGATGTTAAGCGCCTTGTCGCGCTCGCTGATGCACGAAGAGAACCGCGATGCTCTCCACGAGGCAGACTCACCGGAACGGGTCGAAGAGATTGTACTGGAGGCGATCGACGAATGA
- a CDS encoding fructosamine kinase family protein produces the protein MDGDSPLHTADGITDRIEAALGTDIRSVNELDGGLVGRVFRVERVDHPPVVAKLDDNPLDNEARMLRWLATETELPVPTVKHVEEGLLVMEYFDGDGRYDEQTQRALADHLAALHDVTADAYGFSFDTLSGPFLQSNPWTDSWIDFFREQRILPFARAARDDGSLPEVTFDRVLTLADRLDELLVEPDEPALVHGDIHPGNTVVQNGAVRAVLDPAIYFAHDEIDLSYIARSPEISDAFFDQYQRHRGIDEGYFDRRQGVYNAFHALENVRFFGAERLPRLRDTLDQINW, from the coding sequence ATGGACGGGGATTCTCCACTACACACTGCCGATGGAATTACGGATCGTATCGAAGCCGCTCTCGGGACCGACATCCGATCGGTAAACGAACTCGATGGGGGCCTAGTGGGACGTGTGTTCCGTGTTGAGCGTGTCGACCATCCGCCGGTGGTAGCCAAACTTGACGACAACCCGTTGGACAACGAGGCACGGATGCTCCGCTGGCTCGCTACGGAGACTGAGCTGCCAGTCCCTACAGTCAAACACGTCGAAGAGGGGCTACTGGTGATGGAATATTTCGACGGTGACGGTAGGTACGATGAACAGACCCAACGAGCGCTTGCAGATCATCTCGCGGCGCTGCACGATGTGACTGCTGATGCCTATGGGTTCTCTTTCGATACGCTTTCGGGACCGTTCTTGCAGTCGAACCCGTGGACGGACTCGTGGATCGACTTCTTTCGAGAACAGCGCATCCTTCCATTTGCTCGCGCGGCCAGGGACGATGGGTCGCTTCCGGAAGTGACGTTTGACCGCGTCCTCACGCTTGCTGACCGTCTAGACGAGTTGCTCGTTGAACCTGACGAGCCAGCGCTTGTCCACGGGGACATCCATCCCGGGAATACGGTAGTTCAGAACGGAGCGGTACGGGCGGTGCTTGACCCTGCAATCTACTTTGCCCACGACGAAATTGATCTTTCATACATCGCTCGGTCGCCGGAGATCAGCGATGCGTTCTTCGATCAATACCAGCGCCACCGCGGGATCGACGAGGGGTACTTCGACCGGCGACAGGGCGTCTACAACGCCTTTCATGCACTCGAAAACGTCCGGTTCTTCGGGGCTGAGCGCCTGCCTCGTCTAAGAGATACGCTCGACCAAATCAATTGGTAA
- a CDS encoding HPr family phosphocarrier protein, translating into MIERTVTIVPEDGLHARPASKFVETANEYDSEITVKPEGSEAVNAASMLAVTGIGAKSGDEVVLTADGPDEEAAIEAVAAVLTTPESEYE; encoded by the coding sequence ATGATCGAACGTACAGTCACCATCGTCCCTGAAGACGGGCTGCACGCGCGCCCGGCGTCGAAGTTTGTCGAGACGGCAAACGAGTACGACAGCGAGATCACCGTCAAGCCGGAGGGCAGCGAGGCGGTCAATGCGGCGAGTATGCTTGCAGTCACCGGTATCGGTGCAAAGTCCGGCGACGAAGTCGTGCTGACAGCCGATGGACCGGACGAAGAAGCCGCCATCGAAGCGGTCGCAGCAGTCCTCACGACACCTGAATCCGAGTATGAGTAA
- a CDS encoding PTS fructose transporter subunit IIB: protein MKFVAVTACPTGIAHSQMGAENLENTATDRGHDIDVEVQGAMGTENELSSEAIQAADAVIIAADTSVSQDRFEGKPLVKSNIKAAVNDADGLIDEAIEKAGGDSDAVDVADDTEQETATEETDTASDENSEEQTDRKEASGNGGLIGAIKDIFS from the coding sequence ATGAAATTCGTAGCAGTCACAGCCTGTCCGACCGGTATTGCGCACAGTCAGATGGGTGCCGAAAACCTGGAAAACACCGCAACGGACCGCGGCCATGACATCGATGTCGAAGTCCAGGGAGCGATGGGCACCGAAAATGAACTCTCCAGCGAGGCCATTCAGGCAGCCGATGCCGTCATCATCGCGGCCGATACGTCCGTCAGCCAGGACCGGTTCGAAGGTAAGCCCCTGGTCAAGTCCAACATCAAAGCGGCCGTCAACGATGCAGATGGACTGATCGACGAAGCCATCGAAAAAGCCGGCGGCGATTCGGATGCTGTCGACGTGGCAGATGATACCGAGCAAGAGACAGCCACAGAAGAGACCGACACGGCGTCGGATGAGAATTCTGAGGAGCAGACAGACCGGAAGGAGGCCTCCGGCAATGGTGGACTGATCGGTGCGATCAAGGATATCTTCTCGTAA
- the ptsP gene encoding phosphoenolpyruvate--protein phosphotransferase, with protein sequence MSKTLPGVGVTPLSGLGTARWYRPDERPDPESVEPKDQETEHERFASAQKQARVEIETERENTAERVGEEEAAVFDAHLQFLDDPQITTAVEEAIDDGAAAEAGVDRAFASAIEQFEGMEGMMAERADDMRDIRDRLLRILSGGDRMDLASLPEGTVLLAERLTPSDTAQLDPDRVAGFATVTGGRTSHAAIFARSLGIPAVVGVGKELRDIEADADVAVDAENDDVIVDPDQETRERVTAGRDVQVRHDPVQTTDGVEIEVAANLGTTAELDGAIEQGADGIGLYRTEFLFLDRDQPPDEDEQFESYVEALEAFPEGRLVVRTLDIGGDKPIPYLDAKEEENPFLGNRGIRRSLDEDSDLFETQLRALLRAAANGDGRLSVMFPLVSTVEELETALDVVDAAAESLAADGIDYDRPELGIMIETPAAVMMANELASRVDFFSIGTNDLSQYVMAASRENDAVAHLHDPLHPAVLRAIDRSVDAAHDNDAWIGMCGEMAGDPTVTELLVGLGLDELSMSAVTIPEVKAEVTETDTESARALAERALSASTKSEVREIITDSQ encoded by the coding sequence ATGAGTAAGACCCTACCAGGCGTTGGCGTGACCCCGCTCTCTGGGCTCGGAACGGCACGCTGGTACCGTCCGGACGAGCGACCGGATCCCGAATCCGTCGAGCCCAAGGATCAGGAGACGGAGCACGAACGCTTCGCCAGTGCTCAGAAACAGGCGCGCGTGGAGATCGAGACTGAGCGTGAGAACACGGCAGAGCGCGTCGGCGAGGAGGAAGCGGCAGTCTTCGACGCCCATCTGCAGTTCCTCGATGACCCACAGATCACCACCGCCGTCGAAGAGGCGATCGACGACGGCGCAGCCGCAGAGGCGGGCGTCGACCGTGCGTTCGCTAGTGCTATCGAACAGTTCGAGGGGATGGAAGGGATGATGGCAGAACGAGCGGACGACATGCGAGATATCCGCGATCGGCTTCTTCGAATCCTCTCGGGTGGCGATCGGATGGATCTTGCGTCCCTGCCGGAGGGAACGGTCCTACTGGCCGAACGACTCACACCAAGTGATACAGCACAGCTCGATCCCGACCGTGTCGCGGGCTTCGCAACAGTAACCGGTGGGCGAACCTCCCACGCAGCGATCTTCGCCCGTTCACTGGGGATTCCTGCAGTCGTCGGTGTCGGGAAAGAGCTCCGTGATATCGAAGCAGATGCCGATGTCGCCGTCGACGCGGAGAACGACGATGTCATCGTCGATCCCGATCAGGAAACCCGTGAGCGGGTCACTGCAGGTCGCGATGTCCAAGTCAGACACGACCCCGTCCAGACAACCGACGGCGTCGAAATCGAGGTCGCAGCCAATCTGGGGACGACAGCCGAACTCGACGGTGCGATCGAGCAAGGTGCCGACGGGATCGGCCTGTACCGGACCGAGTTCCTGTTCCTCGATCGTGACCAGCCGCCGGACGAGGACGAACAGTTCGAGTCGTACGTAGAGGCGCTCGAAGCCTTCCCGGAAGGACGTCTGGTCGTTCGGACCCTCGACATCGGCGGTGACAAACCGATCCCATACCTCGATGCGAAGGAGGAGGAGAACCCGTTCCTCGGCAACCGGGGGATCCGCCGATCGCTCGACGAGGACAGCGACCTGTTCGAGACGCAACTTCGCGCTCTCCTGCGTGCTGCGGCGAACGGAGATGGACGGCTTTCGGTCATGTTTCCGCTAGTGTCGACGGTCGAGGAGCTCGAAACAGCGCTGGACGTCGTCGATGCGGCAGCCGAGTCGCTAGCTGCGGACGGGATCGACTACGATCGGCCCGAGCTCGGTATCATGATCGAGACGCCCGCAGCGGTGATGATGGCCAACGAACTGGCCAGCCGTGTCGACTTCTTCAGCATCGGCACGAACGACCTCTCGCAGTACGTTATGGCCGCTTCGCGTGAGAACGACGCGGTCGCCCACCTCCATGATCCGCTCCATCCGGCCGTGCTACGGGCAATCGACCGGAGCGTCGACGCAGCCCACGACAACGACGCCTGGATCGGCATGTGCGGTGAGATGGCCGGTGATCCGACCGTCACAGAACTGCTCGTCGGACTCGGCCTCGACGAGCTCAGTATGAGCGCGGTAACGATCCCAGAGGTCAAAGCCGAGGTCACCGAAACGGATACCGAATCGGCCCGAGCGCTCGCTGAACGAGCGCTGAGCGCCAGTACTAAATCGGAAGTACGAGAAATAATAACAGATTCACAATGA
- a CDS encoding PTS fructose transporter subunit IIC, translating to MSSKDDAENALRSYLTSVKEDLMTGVSFMIPFVTIGGIFLAVGFMVAELPFTAGDTETLFEETGSLAWYLGEIGGLGLEIMIPILGAYIAYAIADKPGLAPGFILSYAIQQPHIIEAAGDTVGFAADGATAGFLGAIVAGLLTGYVARWMKSWSVPSFVKPMMPILVIPVLTVALLAPVVVLGLGVPIALVDDALTSTLEGMQGANAALLGLILGSMMAFDMGGPVNKVAYVFGVGLVADGITGPMAAVMIAGMTPPLGLALSNLAFPHKYPDEMRENAIAAIPMGFSFITEGAIPYAAADPLRVIPSIMIGSASAAATALLLGVGMPAPHGGIFVVILAENVLGFLGALAIGTIVTAAIVTLLKPDQAAVDSVEATAD from the coding sequence ATGAGCTCAAAAGACGATGCCGAAAATGCATTACGGTCGTACCTGACTTCAGTAAAAGAGGACCTCATGACGGGGGTCTCATTCATGATCCCGTTCGTTACCATCGGTGGGATCTTCCTCGCGGTCGGTTTCATGGTAGCAGAGCTACCGTTCACCGCTGGCGATACCGAGACCCTGTTTGAGGAGACTGGATCGCTCGCTTGGTATCTCGGTGAGATCGGTGGCCTCGGGCTAGAGATAATGATCCCGATCCTCGGGGCGTACATCGCGTACGCGATCGCCGATAAGCCCGGTCTTGCACCAGGGTTTATTCTCTCGTACGCGATTCAGCAGCCACACATCATTGAGGCTGCCGGTGATACTGTCGGGTTCGCTGCTGACGGTGCGACTGCCGGATTCCTCGGCGCAATCGTCGCCGGTCTGCTCACCGGCTACGTCGCACGCTGGATGAAGAGCTGGTCCGTCCCGTCGTTTGTCAAGCCGATGATGCCGATCCTGGTGATTCCAGTGTTGACGGTCGCGCTACTTGCACCGGTGGTCGTGCTAGGGCTCGGTGTCCCGATCGCACTCGTCGATGACGCGCTGACGTCGACACTCGAAGGTATGCAAGGCGCTAACGCCGCGTTGCTTGGCCTCATCCTCGGTTCGATGATGGCCTTCGACATGGGCGGTCCAGTCAACAAGGTAGCCTACGTCTTCGGCGTCGGGCTGGTGGCTGACGGTATCACCGGACCGATGGCTGCCGTGATGATCGCTGGCATGACCCCGCCGCTTGGACTGGCGCTGTCGAACCTCGCGTTCCCGCACAAGTACCCCGACGAGATGCGCGAGAACGCCATCGCTGCGATCCCGATGGGATTCTCGTTCATCACGGAAGGGGCAATCCCGTACGCGGCCGCTGATCCGCTACGCGTGATTCCAAGTATCATGATTGGAAGCGCTTCGGCCGCTGCTACGGCGCTGCTGCTCGGCGTCGGGATGCCAGCCCCCCACGGCGGTATCTTTGTGGTCATCCTGGCGGAGAACGTCCTTGGCTTCCTCGGCGCACTCGCCATCGGAACCATCGTGACCGCTGCGATCGTTACGCTACTCAAGCCGGATCAAGCAGCAGTCGACTCCGTCGAAGCAACAGCAGACTGA
- a CDS encoding tetratricopeptide repeat protein, which translates to MTDPADDPKEDHEFSEGQGFSGEYDEFDLDPPELDVDPDKVDPVDSRVIPDLLDEETTANEDIDANALLDVGLNYMGINRYEQATETFERTARFAEDERLEQEAWVNKGVAHAELEEWDAAIGAYQEAISMDASSDHAATAETNLAYALWESGRSEQALEHAERAVEIDQRFAEAWYNRGFLLLERGLAEDALNALDNAIRLGMRNQVTLEEKARALEELGEYDEAEEIAAEAEDMRRQAEGEMIDEEIRE; encoded by the coding sequence ATGACTGATCCAGCCGACGACCCGAAAGAGGACCACGAGTTCTCGGAGGGCCAGGGCTTCTCCGGGGAGTACGACGAGTTCGATCTCGACCCGCCCGAACTCGACGTCGATCCGGACAAAGTCGATCCGGTCGACTCCCGTGTGATCCCGGATCTACTCGACGAGGAGACGACGGCGAACGAAGACATCGATGCGAACGCCCTGCTCGATGTCGGGCTGAACTACATGGGAATCAACCGCTACGAGCAGGCAACGGAGACGTTCGAGCGGACCGCCCGCTTCGCCGAGGACGAACGCCTCGAACAGGAAGCGTGGGTAAACAAAGGTGTTGCCCACGCCGAACTCGAAGAATGGGACGCGGCGATCGGCGCGTATCAGGAGGCGATCTCGATGGACGCCAGCAGCGATCACGCCGCGACCGCCGAGACGAACCTCGCGTACGCCCTCTGGGAGTCCGGCCGGAGCGAGCAGGCCCTCGAACACGCCGAACGCGCCGTCGAGATCGACCAGCGGTTCGCCGAAGCCTGGTACAATCGTGGCTTTCTCCTGCTCGAACGCGGCCTCGCCGAAGACGCACTGAACGCGCTCGATAACGCCATCAGGCTGGGCATGCGCAATCAGGTCACGCTCGAAGAGAAAGCCCGCGCCCTCGAAGAACTGGGCGAGTACGACGAAGCCGAAGAGATCGCAGCGGAGGCCGAGGACATGCGCCGACAGGCAGAAGGGGAGATGATCGACGAGGAGATCAGGGAGTGA
- the thpR gene encoding RNA 2',3'-cyclic phosphodiesterase encodes MSKRLFVSVDLPTELADEVAAVQEEFADASGLRVTDPEQAHVTLFFLGDVHPSRVKTVKSALIEAVEAADIDPFTARVEGLGVFPSLEYISVLWAGVSVGAEELTTLHKAIEPRLVDLGFDADDHEFTPHVTLARMDHAGGKELVQEGVRELDPVVGEWTVEDVRLTESELTPDGPEYSTVRRFEL; translated from the coding sequence ATGAGCAAGCGACTGTTCGTGAGTGTCGATCTACCGACCGAACTCGCCGACGAGGTCGCGGCGGTTCAAGAGGAGTTTGCGGATGCAAGCGGGCTCCGCGTTACTGATCCCGAGCAGGCCCACGTCACGCTCTTTTTCCTTGGGGACGTCCACCCCAGCCGCGTGAAGACGGTGAAATCGGCCCTCATCGAGGCGGTCGAAGCCGCGGATATCGACCCTTTCACCGCTCGCGTCGAGGGGCTCGGTGTCTTTCCCTCACTGGAGTACATCAGCGTGCTCTGGGCAGGCGTCTCCGTCGGGGCGGAGGAACTCACTACCCTTCACAAAGCGATCGAACCGCGGCTCGTCGATCTGGGATTCGACGCCGACGATCACGAGTTCACCCCACACGTCACCCTCGCGCGGATGGATCACGCGGGTGGCAAGGAGCTTGTACAGGAGGGCGTCCGCGAACTCGACCCAGTCGTCGGCGAGTGGACCGTCGAGGACGTCCGGCTGACCGAAAGCGAGTTGACGCCCGACGGCC